One genomic window of Paenisporosarcina antarctica includes the following:
- the pnpS gene encoding two-component system histidine kinase PnpS translates to MKSLQGKLILAFTLLMGSIFAGLGIVLSQLFPVYVEQSVKSNAIEKAGEISNIIEQANITVNDALKDEITLVLSSDPNGSDFYDIRKKLWQVLLIVLLGAFIITIMLFYRLTKRHAQPIDNVTEVAIELAKGNYRARAYEDDLLSTAQLSTSINILARNLQELFKVREMEKERLNTLIENMGSALMMIDRDGQISIVNKPFVDQFDFSAHDVQDELFKSVGLPKELEKFIDYVFLMEASSRKQMTLVIQQDIKHMEVYGAPVIGEHGRWLGVVIVMHDISDLVRLEQIRKDFVANVSHELRTPITSIKGFSETLLDGAMKDEKTLLSFLEIIYKESNRLQMLIQDLLELSKIEQHGFSVDLVKTNLQEVMMRAAEMMSPRIDEKDMTFVTNMKSDVVVNGDMNRLIQVVMNLLANAITYSAEKTSVYLSLHESETHGIIIIRDEGIGMDKTEIPRIFERFYRIDRARSRNSGGTGLGLAIVKHLIEAHNGRIFVESEPGKGTQFKILIPKNHAT, encoded by the coding sequence ATGAAATCTCTTCAAGGGAAATTAATCTTAGCTTTCACATTATTAATGGGTTCGATTTTTGCTGGCTTAGGCATCGTATTAAGTCAGCTTTTTCCTGTTTATGTGGAGCAATCGGTGAAGTCAAATGCCATTGAAAAAGCAGGAGAAATTTCGAACATTATAGAGCAAGCAAATATTACAGTAAATGATGCTCTAAAAGATGAGATTACTTTGGTACTTTCTAGTGACCCTAATGGTAGCGATTTTTATGATATTCGAAAAAAACTATGGCAGGTATTGTTAATTGTTTTACTTGGTGCATTTATCATCACCATTATGCTTTTCTATCGTCTGACAAAACGTCATGCACAACCTATTGATAATGTTACGGAAGTAGCTATAGAACTTGCTAAAGGTAATTATCGAGCGAGAGCGTATGAAGACGATTTATTAAGTACTGCACAACTTAGTACTTCAATAAATATACTTGCACGAAATTTACAAGAATTATTTAAAGTTCGTGAAATGGAAAAGGAACGTTTAAATACACTCATTGAAAATATGGGGAGTGCATTAATGATGATTGACCGGGATGGTCAGATTAGCATTGTAAACAAACCATTTGTCGATCAATTTGATTTTAGTGCACATGACGTTCAAGATGAATTATTTAAAAGTGTTGGTCTACCAAAAGAGTTGGAAAAGTTCATTGATTATGTCTTTTTAATGGAAGCATCTTCCCGTAAGCAAATGACGCTCGTTATTCAACAGGACATCAAACATATGGAAGTATACGGTGCACCAGTTATCGGAGAACATGGACGTTGGTTAGGTGTTGTAATCGTCATGCATGATATTTCTGATCTAGTTAGGCTTGAACAAATTAGAAAAGACTTTGTAGCAAATGTATCCCATGAGCTTCGCACCCCAATTACATCGATTAAAGGATTCTCTGAAACATTGCTTGATGGAGCAATGAAAGATGAGAAGACGTTGTTATCCTTTTTAGAAATTATCTATAAAGAAAGCAATCGATTGCAAATGTTAATTCAAGATTTACTCGAACTTTCGAAGATTGAACAACATGGTTTTTCTGTAGATCTTGTTAAAACGAATTTGCAAGAAGTGATGATGCGTGCAGCCGAAATGATGAGTCCTCGTATTGATGAAAAGGACATGACTTTTGTAACAAATATGAAGAGCGATGTAGTTGTTAATGGAGACATGAATCGTTTAATACAAGTGGTAATGAATTTATTAGCAAATGCGATCACATATTCAGCAGAAAAGACTTCTGTTTATTTATCACTTCATGAAAGTGAAACACATGGAATCATAATTATTCGTGATGAAGGAATTGGTATGGATAAAACAGAGATTCCTCGTATTTTTGAACGCTTTTATCGTATTGACCGAGCAAGAAGTCGTAATTCTGGGGGGACTGGATTAGGACTTGCAATTGTCAAACATTTAATTGAAGCTCATAATGGTCGAATTTTTGTTGAGAGTGAACCTGGGAAAGGTACCCAATTTAAAATACTAATCCCTAAAAATCACGCAACTTAA
- the hflK gene encoding FtsH protease activity modulator HflK: MSVKRLLLTTTLSLVGVIVIISLFTTWFTVDESEQSVVITFGKAGEPILESGLHFKLPWPMQKVEILSKETFSLQFGYKQTADGEIESFDNETKMITGDENIVLTDLVVQWKITDPAKYLFNAEAPREILLDATSASIRSVIGSSLIDEALTSGKADIEAQTRELLATLIEKYDIGISILGVKLQDVELPNAEVRSAFTAVTDARETKNTKTNEAKKYQNQRESEAIGEIAAIASNAEGQRTARIQQATGDVAVFNKLYAEYQDNKEITRQRLVIETLESVLPNAQLYIMNDSGETVKYLPLQQPAAAVVPPVTTEQGDDN; this comes from the coding sequence ATGAGTGTGAAACGCTTATTATTGACGACAACTTTATCTTTAGTTGGTGTCATTGTAATTATTTCATTATTTACTACTTGGTTTACAGTTGATGAATCTGAGCAATCAGTTGTCATCACATTCGGTAAAGCAGGAGAGCCAATTTTAGAATCGGGCTTACATTTTAAGTTACCGTGGCCTATGCAAAAAGTAGAGATTTTGTCTAAAGAAACATTTAGTTTACAGTTTGGCTATAAACAAACTGCAGACGGTGAGATTGAGTCGTTTGATAACGAAACAAAAATGATTACAGGTGATGAAAACATTGTCTTAACAGATTTAGTTGTACAATGGAAAATTACCGATCCAGCAAAATATTTATTTAATGCAGAAGCTCCTAGAGAAATATTGTTAGATGCAACCTCTGCATCCATACGCTCGGTTATTGGGAGTTCATTAATTGATGAAGCTTTAACGTCTGGAAAAGCAGATATAGAAGCTCAAACTAGAGAATTACTTGCTACACTTATTGAAAAATATGATATTGGTATTTCTATTTTAGGAGTCAAACTTCAAGACGTGGAATTACCAAACGCAGAAGTTCGATCTGCCTTTACAGCAGTAACTGATGCTCGTGAAACAAAAAATACGAAAACGAATGAAGCAAAAAAATATCAAAATCAACGTGAAAGTGAAGCAATTGGGGAAATTGCGGCAATTGCTTCAAATGCTGAGGGTCAACGTACAGCACGTATCCAACAAGCAACAGGTGATGTGGCCGTGTTTAATAAGCTTTATGCAGAGTACCAAGACAATAAAGAAATTACGAGACAAAGACTAGTCATTGAAACACTTGAATCAGTATTACCGAATGCTCAACTTTATATCATGAATGATTCAGGTGAAACGGTGAAATACTTGCCGTTACAACAACCTGCTGCGGCAGTAGTACCACCTGTGACAACTGAGCAAGGAGACGATAACTGA
- the hflC gene encoding protease modulator HflC — protein sequence MDKNNQNPFENIEQRINNHFKKNKKIPKTSEPVNFKKHIKKIITFTIIFAVFVILIANVYVVKENEYRVVRQFGEVVEIRFEPGIYMKVPFLQNVTSLPRYQMTYNVSEAEINTKDKKRIIIDNYAVWRITNPKEMITNAGTLLNAEARMEEFIYSVVRTELGQLAYDEIINDENTSRGSLNDRVTERVNELLKSDNYGVEVIDVRMKRTDLPPENEQSVYTRMISERESIAQKYLSEGDADKRTIEAATDRKVQEMVAIAKKEASIITAEAESEAAKIYNESFSKDPEFYALYRTLESYKKTIGKDTMIILPSDSPYAKILTGYLE from the coding sequence ATGGATAAAAACAACCAAAACCCTTTTGAAAATATAGAACAACGAATCAACAATCACTTTAAGAAAAACAAAAAAATCCCAAAAACTAGTGAACCAGTTAACTTTAAAAAGCACATTAAAAAAATAATTACCTTTACAATCATATTTGCTGTCTTCGTTATATTGATTGCAAATGTTTATGTTGTGAAAGAAAATGAATACCGAGTGGTTCGTCAATTTGGTGAAGTGGTAGAAATTCGATTTGAACCCGGTATTTATATGAAAGTTCCATTCTTGCAAAATGTCACATCACTGCCACGTTACCAAATGACTTACAACGTGTCAGAGGCTGAGATCAACACGAAGGATAAAAAGCGAATTATCATTGATAATTATGCAGTATGGCGTATCACGAATCCAAAAGAAATGATTACCAATGCAGGAACATTATTAAATGCAGAAGCACGTATGGAAGAATTCATTTATTCTGTCGTTCGAACGGAGCTTGGTCAATTAGCCTATGATGAAATCATCAATGATGAAAATACATCTAGAGGTAGTTTAAATGATCGTGTTACGGAAAGAGTGAATGAGTTATTAAAAAGTGACAACTACGGTGTTGAAGTGATTGATGTTCGAATGAAACGTACAGATCTTCCTCCGGAAAATGAACAATCAGTATATACACGTATGATTTCCGAACGTGAATCCATTGCACAAAAGTATTTATCTGAGGGTGACGCAGATAAACGTACGATAGAGGCCGCTACAGATCGTAAAGTACAAGAAATGGTAGCGATTGCTAAAAAAGAAGCATCCATTATTACTGCTGAAGCAGAATCAGAAGCTGCAAAAATTTATAATGAATCGTTCTCAAAAGATCCAGAGTTTTATGCTCTATATCGAACACTGGAATCATATAAGAAAACAATAGGCAAAGACACCATGATTATTTTACCTTCTGACTCACCGTATGCGAAAATTCTTACAGGATATTTAGAATAG
- the polA gene encoding DNA polymerase I, producing the protein MSKNKVLLLDGNSLAYRAFFALPLLTNEHGIHTNSVYGFTMMLQKILDEEKPTHMLVAFDAGKTTFRHSTFGEYKGGRQKTPPELSEQFPYLRKLLSAYQIPQYELAMYEADDIIGTLSKQAEAKGEEVIIVSGDKDLTQLSSDTTTVYITRKGITDMEKYTPTHIQEKYGITPNQIIDMKGLMGDSSDNIPGVPGVGEKTALKLLVEHHSVDGVYEAIDQLKGKLKEKLEANEEQAKMSKVLATIEIEAPITIGLDDLLYKGPDMDQVIKIWQELAFKSLLEKTTYAQVEEAKSEITFTQLAEITEEHLSDEMAVHLELYDEQYHTADMLGIALVDDKHAYFIKVEDAFASESFRTWLADDSKKKRLVDSKASLAAFRRNDVFLDGVEFDFVLAAYIVNPAITSDDVAVLSREFGYGDVFTNEQVYGKGAKKSVPSDTDLGEHIVRKAMAVWNLRTIMDNKLKENEQYELYQNLELPLATILGKMESDGVKVDRQTLVDIGEDLAGKLTEIEQIIYNAAGENFNINSPKQLGVILFDKLGLPALKKTKTGYSTAADVLEKLEGKHEIISHILLYRQLGKLQSTYIEGLLKEIHKDDGKIHTRYQQALTQTGRLSSTNPNLQNIPVRLEEGRKIRKAFVPSQPGWILFAADYSQIELRVLAHMSDDEELIEAFQNDLDIHTKTAMDVFHVEAEAVTSDMRRAAKAVNFGIVYGISDYGLSQNLSITRKEAAEFIDRYLKSFPGVKDYMDDIVQDAKLKGFVTTILNRRRYLPDITSSNFNLRGFAERTAMNTPIQGSAADIIKKAMIDMAARLKKDKLQAKMLLQVHDELIFEAPPEEIAILEKIVPEVMEHAIELKVPLKVDYAYGSTWYETK; encoded by the coding sequence TTGAGCAAAAACAAAGTTTTATTACTAGATGGAAATAGCTTAGCGTATCGGGCATTTTTCGCGCTCCCATTACTTACAAATGAACATGGGATACATACAAATTCGGTTTACGGTTTTACCATGATGTTACAAAAAATATTAGACGAAGAGAAACCAACACATATGCTTGTTGCATTTGATGCTGGGAAAACGACATTCCGGCACTCGACATTTGGCGAGTATAAGGGAGGACGTCAGAAAACGCCTCCAGAGCTTTCCGAACAGTTTCCTTATTTACGTAAGCTTCTTTCTGCTTATCAGATTCCTCAATACGAGCTAGCGATGTATGAGGCGGATGATATAATCGGAACGCTTAGTAAACAGGCTGAAGCAAAAGGCGAAGAAGTGATTATTGTCTCTGGGGATAAGGATTTAACTCAACTTTCTTCAGATACAACAACCGTTTACATTACTCGAAAAGGCATCACTGATATGGAGAAATACACACCCACTCATATCCAAGAGAAATATGGCATAACACCTAATCAAATTATTGATATGAAAGGTTTGATGGGTGATTCTTCAGATAATATTCCAGGTGTTCCTGGTGTAGGAGAAAAAACAGCACTTAAACTTTTAGTTGAACATCACTCAGTTGATGGTGTTTATGAAGCCATTGATCAGCTTAAAGGAAAACTTAAAGAGAAACTAGAAGCCAATGAAGAACAAGCAAAAATGAGTAAAGTACTGGCAACAATCGAAATAGAGGCTCCTATTACAATTGGTCTCGACGATTTATTGTATAAAGGACCAGACATGGACCAGGTTATTAAAATTTGGCAAGAGTTGGCCTTTAAGTCTTTACTCGAAAAAACAACATATGCTCAAGTCGAAGAAGCAAAGTCTGAAATTACATTTACTCAGTTGGCTGAAATAACGGAAGAGCATCTATCTGATGAAATGGCTGTTCATTTAGAACTATACGATGAACAATATCATACGGCAGATATGTTAGGTATTGCACTTGTGGATGACAAACATGCTTACTTTATTAAGGTTGAAGATGCATTTGCTTCTGAATCATTCCGTACGTGGTTAGCTGATGATAGTAAAAAGAAACGATTAGTTGATTCGAAAGCGTCTCTTGCAGCCTTTCGTCGTAATGATGTCTTTCTAGACGGAGTTGAATTCGATTTCGTCTTAGCTGCATATATTGTCAATCCAGCCATTACGTCTGACGATGTCGCTGTGTTGTCTCGGGAATTCGGTTACGGTGATGTATTCACTAATGAACAAGTGTATGGCAAAGGAGCAAAAAAATCGGTTCCTTCTGACACTGATCTTGGTGAACATATTGTAAGAAAAGCAATGGCTGTGTGGAATCTACGTACAATAATGGATAACAAATTAAAAGAAAATGAACAATATGAACTTTATCAAAATTTAGAATTACCTTTAGCGACCATTCTAGGAAAAATGGAATCAGATGGTGTTAAAGTGGATCGTCAAACACTCGTTGATATCGGAGAAGATTTAGCTGGAAAGTTAACGGAAATTGAACAAATAATATATAATGCTGCCGGTGAGAACTTTAACATTAATTCACCAAAACAATTAGGTGTGATTTTATTTGATAAGCTTGGTCTTCCTGCTCTGAAAAAAACGAAAACGGGTTATTCAACAGCCGCTGACGTGTTAGAAAAACTAGAGGGTAAACATGAAATAATCTCGCATATTCTGTTGTATCGTCAATTAGGAAAACTACAGTCTACGTATATTGAAGGTCTATTAAAAGAAATCCATAAAGATGATGGGAAGATTCATACGAGATACCAACAGGCTCTCACACAAACAGGACGTTTGAGTTCTACGAATCCAAATTTACAAAACATACCGGTGAGATTAGAAGAAGGACGAAAAATTCGTAAAGCATTTGTCCCATCACAGCCGGGCTGGATTTTATTCGCAGCGGATTATTCTCAAATTGAATTGCGTGTCTTAGCACATATGTCCGATGATGAAGAGTTAATAGAGGCTTTTCAAAATGACTTAGATATTCATACAAAAACGGCGATGGACGTCTTCCATGTGGAAGCAGAAGCTGTAACGTCAGATATGCGTCGTGCAGCTAAAGCAGTAAACTTCGGAATTGTATACGGTATTAGTGATTACGGACTGTCTCAAAACCTATCAATTACACGCAAAGAAGCGGCTGAATTTATTGATCGATATTTAAAAAGTTTCCCAGGTGTTAAAGATTACATGGATGATATCGTTCAAGATGCAAAACTAAAAGGCTTTGTTACAACTATTTTAAACAGACGAAGATATTTGCCGGATATAACTAGTTCAAACTTTAACTTACGTGGATTTGCAGAACGCACTGCGATGAATACCCCGATTCAAGGAAGTGCAGCAGATATTATTAAAAAGGCAATGATTGATATGGCTGCTCGCTTAAAGAAAGATAAGTTACAAGCAAAAATGCTTCTTCAAGTTCATGATGAATTAATTTTTGAAGCACCTCCAGAAGAAATAGCGATATTAGAAAAAATTGTACCTGAAGTGATGGAACATGCGATTGAGCTGAAAGTGCCTCTTAAAGTGGATTATGCGTATGGTTCAACTTGGTATGAAACGAAGTAA